A stretch of Besnoitia besnoiti strain Bb-Ger1 chromosome V, whole genome shotgun sequence DNA encodes these proteins:
- a CDS encoding histone family DNA-binding protein (encoded by transcript BESB_058970): MSLSYRLLLLVVFGEQLLLPVFCFKVQTGASVSAISAAPCFASGSCKPGSKSAVASSHLSAPVRPGLRHAASSFSVALPGASMTETGMHSEVVPQTASSIAASPAAGATSEDEEAVSTSANAVVTRKDLVASVAAELQVPQKDVERTVNTLLRHISNSLEQGNKVAISKFGTFGLRRRGERTARNPRTGEPLNVPASTFPTFSFSKVLKEKVREVMPVHQEESDEEPIEEKKKGLFSWS, from the exons ATGTCACTCTCTTACCGGTTGCTCCTTCTGGTCGTCTTtggcgagcagctgctcTTGCCAGTTTTCTGCTTCAAGGTGCAGACGGGGGCAAGCGTGTCTGCAATTTCTGCCGCTCCATGTTTCGCTTCTGGAAGCTGTAAGCCCGGCTCCAAGTCCGCGGTGGCCTCCTCCCACCTGTCGGCGCCTGTCCGGCCTGGTCTACGCCATGcagcttcttccttctcagTCGCGCTGCCTGGCGCTTCGATGACGGAGACCGGAATGCACAGCGAAGTTGTCCCACAAACTGCTAGTTCGAttgctgcttcgcctgctgccgGTGCAACAtccgaagacgaggag GCGGTGAGTACATCCGCCAACGCCGTCGTTACTCGCAAAGATCTTGTCGCATCCGTCGCAGCAGAGCTGCAGGTGCCTCAGAAGGACGTGGAGCGAACCGTTAACACTCTGCTGCGGCATATCTCAAATAGTCTCGAGCAGGGCAATAAAGTTGCAATCTCCAAGTTCGGAACTTTCGGTCTTCGGAGGCGCGGTGAACGCACGGCCAGAAATCCTCGTACAGGGGAGCCTCTGAATGTGCCTGCATCGACGTTCCCGACGTTCAGTTTCTCCAAGGTTCTCAAAGAGAAAGTTCGTGAGGTGATGCCTGTTCACCAAGAAGAAAGTGATGAAGAGCCTatcgaagagaagaaaaagggccTCTTCTCGTGGTCTTGA
- a CDS encoding PCI domain-containing protein (encoded by transcript BESB_058980) gives MPPSVQGQPQASPAGSPAPATENGGTSAGPESAANCVAALLKEGQDLVGVDTPRAIAIIEEANRLAYQVAVKAPDTEKRQLPFPPVEEAMRLQEQGITLLASLYAQQGACESLQQLLRSSLPFFALLAKARTAKLVRILVDAVADLPGAEHALVELCKEVIPWCQGEKRTFLRHRVEVRLAQVYVQLGMLQQAQPIIQQLLQEVKKLDDKLLLVEIHLIESKLHFKVKNYPKARAALTASRTNANAIHCPPLLQADIDLQAGILAAQDRDYKTAFSYFFEAFDAFSAQDAAHHSHRASTTGAAAAAAVKCNTTPAGPSRALQALKYMLLSKILQGKDDEVSALLTGKQGLRYYSMDTSTTCKQQQMGAVADAAAEAAAAAGGQLGGGAAAAGSAALAAAAAAPPASGTRRDLEAMRQLALCHKQRSLKKFEEVLEEFSKELKGDDVLMHHIDELYENLLEKNLLKLLQPFSRVEMAHVAKLIGLPLAKVEEKLSEMILDGKLHGTLDQGIGVLLLFEEQELPQMHVDALATIKNMAQVVDTLYEKSLQAL, from the exons ATGCCACCGTCAGTTCAGGGCCAACCGCAGGCTTCCCCGGCCGGGTCGCCGGCTCCGGCGACAGAGAACGGCGGGACGAGCGCGGGACCTGAATCAGCTGCGaactgcgtcgccgccctgctgAAAGAGGGGCAAGATTTGGTGGGTGTAGACACACCTAGGGCCATCGCTATCATTGAGGAGGCGAACCGGTTGGCATATCAGGTGGCAGTGAAGGCGCCGGATACAGAGAAACGGCAACTGCCTTTTCCGcccgtggaggaggcgatgcGGCTGCAGGAACAGGGTATCACGCTACTCGCATCTCTGTACGCTCAGCAGGGAGCGTGTGAGTCtcttcagcagctgctgcgttcGTCGCTGCCGTTTTTCGCTCTCCTTGCTAAAGCGCGAACTGCGAAGCTGGTGAGAATCTTGGTCGATGCGGTCGCAGACCTCCCCGGCGCAGAACACGCACTGGTCGAGCTGTGCAAAGAAGTCATTCCCTGGTGCCAGGGAGAGAAACGGACTTTCCTGCGACACAGAGTCGAAGTGCGCTTGGCGCaagtgtatgtacagctgGGCATGCTCCAGCAGGCTCAGCCAATCATTCAGCAGTTGCTCCAAGAGGTGAAGAAGTTGGACGACAAACTGTTGCTGGTGGAGATCCACTTGATTGAGTCCAAGCTTCACTTCAAAGTCAAAAACTACCCAAAGGCGCGGGCAGCCCTGACAGCCTCCAGAACGAACGCGAATGCGATTCACTGCCCACCCTTGCTCCAGGCAGACATTGACTTGCAG GCCGGCATTCTCGCTGCTCAAGACCGAGACTACAAAACAGCCTTTTCGTACTTCTTTGAAGCCTTTGACGCCTTCAGCGCTCAGGACGCGGCGCACCACTCTCACCGGGCTTCCACGACGggggcagcggctgcggctgcagtgAAATGCAACACAACGCCTGCTG GCCCTTCGCGAGCGCTTCAGGCTCTGAAGTATATGCTTCTGTCGAAGATTTTGCAAGGCAAAGACGACGAGGTCAGCGCGCTGCTCACGGGGAAGCAAGGCTTGAGGTATTACTCGATGGACACGTCGACGACGTGCAAACAGCAGCAGAtgggcgcggtcgcggacgcggctgcggaggccgcggcggcggccgggggCCAGTTGGGAgggggcgctgcagcggctggaTCGGCAGcgctggctgctgccgccgcggcgcctccggcgtctgGGACGCGCCGCGACTTGGAAGCCATGCGGCAGCTGGCGCTGTGCCACAAGCAGCGTTCGCTGAAGAAGTTTGAGGAGGTGCTTGAAGAGTTTTCGAAGGAGCTGAAGGGAGACGACGTGCTGATGCACCATATCGACGAGCTCTACGAGAACTTGCTAGAAAAGAATCTGctcaagctgctgcagcctttCTCCAGAGTCGAGATGGCGCATGTGGCTAAGCTGATTGGCCTGCCGCTTGCCAAGGTCGAGGAAAAACTCAGCGAGATGATTCTGGATGGCAAGCTGCACGGGACCCTCGACCAGGGCATCGGCGTCTTGCTGCTGTTTGAAGAACAGGAACTCCCGCAAATGCACGtcgacgcgctcgcgaccATCAAAAACATGGCGCAGGTGGTGGATACGTTGTATGAAAAGAGTCTCCAGGCTCTGTAG